A window from Desulfovibrio porci encodes these proteins:
- a CDS encoding GGDEF domain-containing protein has protein sequence MQSIWHSYGCSPCPRLGLLLSVNSSFTGLRQGEQPIGTLHLGHDAGDMALREFADKLREFADKRNALACRYGGDEFVLFAPVRDDADIEAFACELSKTQRGSVEGNGKEYVYSTSIGICPYPLEGFLSFEEALQAADQALYKAKQRGRATFAVYEPDENARRG, from the coding sequence GTGCAGTCAATTTGGCATTCTTATGGCTGTTCACCCTGTCCTCGGCTCGGTTTACTGTTGTCTGTCAACTCCAGCTTTACCGGCTTGAGGCAGGGTGAACAACCTATTGGAACATTACACCTAGGGCATGACGCCGGGGATATGGCCCTGCGGGAGTTCGCGGACAAGCTCAGGGAATTTGCGGACAAGCGGAACGCTCTGGCCTGCCGCTACGGCGGGGATGAATTCGTGCTCTTCGCGCCTGTGCGGGACGACGCCGACATTGAGGCGTTTGCCTGTGAACTGAGCAAAACACAGCGGGGCAGCGTGGAAGGCAATGGCAAGGAGTACGTTTACAGCACAAGCATCGGCATCTGCCCGTATCCGCTTGAGGGCTTTCTGAGTTTTGAAGAAGCGCTGCAGGCTGCGGACCAGGCTCTTTACAAAGCCAAGCAGCGGGGACGGGCAACGTTTGCCGTCTACGAACCCGATGAAAACGCGCGCCGGGGCTGA